gccaaccgacctgtacacagggtactgatagacacaggggcatctgtagacgtgctctccttggacgcctaccgacagttcgggttcggggatgATCAGCTCAAGCCAGAACCTACCTACCTCCATAGATTCTCGGGCGCGactgcctccatcagaggcaccatagagttACCAGTCACCTTCGGAGTACACCCTCAGCAAGTGAcgatcatggtgaacttcatggttgtcaaatccgtggtgtcattcaacggcctcctagggcgaccatccctgatagcccttagaggagtagtatcaccactccacctgaagatgaagttccctaccgaTAATGGGGTAGGTgaggtccgaggagatcagaagaaagcaagggagtgctatgcgACCTTCataaagaacaatggcaacacccgaggaatgacactctgcctagagaacctggtcagcgaccagagagatgaactgacagagaggaGAGGTAGACCGGTGGAGGACCttgtcccatggccactcagcaaggatgacccctccaaggttgtGCAGATAGGCTCACTATTGAGCGACGAGCAGAAGAACGACCTTgggcacctcctccaagccaacatggatgtcttcgcatggtcgacctctgacatgccagGTATACCACgctccatagcagagcaccggttGCACATCGATCcgaccaggaagcccgtccagcagaagaggcgtaacttcgcccttgATCGACAGGCaaccatcaaagaagaggtagaGAAACTGAGCCAATCGAGGTTCATCCGAAAAGAGAAGTTCCCCACCTGGCTcgcgaacgtggtcatggtacctaAGCCTAAtggaaagtggaggatgtgcgtcgagtacaccgacctgaacaaagCATGCCTGAAGGATGAGTACCCCCTGCCCAGGATCGACTTGCTGATCGATGCTACCGCCGGCCATTagatgttgagcttcatggacgcctactcagggtacaaccagatccttaTGCATGAGGACGATGAGCCCTACACGGCATTCCGGACGAACCAGGAGAACTATTGCTACCGTGTCATGTCGTTCGGGCTAAAGAATGCAAGGGCTActtaccagaggatggtcaacaagatgctCGAGGAACAAATTGGGCGCAACATGGTGGtgtacgtggacgacatgttcgTGAAAAGCGTCAAAGCCCACCAGCACCtcaccgacctagaggaagccttcacagtactgagaaggaaccagatgaagctgaaccccgcaaagtgcgccttcggggtaacgtcaggaaaattcctagggttcatggccTCAGTAcgaggaatagaagccaacccgtccaagatcaaggccatccaggagatgGCACCCCCTCGGACAGTCAGAGAGGTGCAGAGATTGAACGGgaggttcgtgtcacggtcgGGCAACAAGTGCCTGtcgttcttcaagacattgaagaacctcagaAGTCCAAAGGACTTCAAGTGGACAGAGTGCCAGAAGGTGTTCGAACAACTGAAGGAGTACCTGGAGAGCCCGCTACTGCTGGGGCGACCAGAACCCAACGACGACCTATAGGTCTACCTAGCCGCCACCCCGGTCGCCGTAAGCGCAGTAATCCCGAAAGAGGAAGGCAAGGTCCAAAGACCTATCTACTCtgtcagccatgttctgattgacgtagagaccaggtacaccaggatcgagaaggtagcctacgcACTAGTGGTAGTAGCCAGGAAGCTAcggccatacttccaagcccataccgtCAGGGTCCTCACCGACTTACCTCTGAAGAAGGTGCTATATAAGCCAGATGTCTCTGGGCGACTGGTGGCCTGGGCGGTAGAGCTGAGTGAacacgacatcaggttccaaccccgGATAGCCATCAAAGGTCAAGCTCTGGCGGACTTCATCGCCGAGTGCACCCTATCTAAGATTGAAGCAGAGGAAGAGAAATCAGAGGAACAGGACTGCGGATCGTGGacgatgttcgtggatggttcgagtaatgcaACAGGAAATGGGGCATGCCTCATACTCACCAACCCCGAGGGATTCCGGATCCAGTATGCACTTCGATTCACCTTCCcggcatccaacaatgaagcagagtacgaagcactactgGCTGGGCTCTGGGTGtccaaggccatccaagtaacacacctatccatccggagcgactcccagctcgtagtgaaccaggtgaatggagaatatgaGGCAAAGAACGAGCGAATGGAGGCATACCTAGCACATGCCCGGTCATTGATCGAGGGGttcgtgaagttcgagatggttcgcgttcccaggatcgagaacaCCGCTGCTGATGCTCTATCCaagctagccaatgatgaattCTAGAACCTGGCAGGGGCGGTGTACATTGAAGTACTACATGAACCAACGTACCAAGAGAAGCAGGTCAATGCCATCGAAGAAGGGcccagctggatggaccctatactcaactacttgcagaacgatgtcttaccagaagacaagatcGAGGCAAGGaaaataaggatgagagctgcaaagtacaccgtcctggaCCGGGTGCTATACAAGCGGGGcgtcacagcaccactactccggtgcctgggacccaagggagccgagtacgccCTGGTAGAAGTCCACGAGGAGATATGCGGCAGCCACATAGgaggacgagccctagcctataaggtcctccgccagggactctaTTGGCCACGAATacaagaggaggccatacagTATGTCAGGAAGTGCGAGCagtgtcagttgttcgccccagtaccccatctacccgccaccaaactgacatcaatccttaaccccataccctttgccatgtggggggatGGACATCCTAAGCGACTTTACGGCAGCATCAGGAAACAagaagtacctggtcgtcgccattgactacttcaccaagtgggtcgaggctaagcCCTTGGCCACGATAACGGAGAGTGAAATGGAGAAATTCGTCCGCGACGAAGTTATCTACAGATTTGACGTGCCACAAATCCTAGTATCGGACAACGGCAAACAGTTCGATAAACCCAAGTTCAGGGCattctgtcagagctacaacatcgactatcagCCTGTCTCGGTAgcttacccacaggccaatggtcaggtagaGGTGACCAACAGAACATTACTAGAAGGGGTCAAGAAGAGGCTAGAGGGCGCTAAGGGGAAGTGCGTCGAGGAACTACCAAGTGTACTGTGGGCGTACCGGACCACAGTTAGGACACCCACAggggagagcccattccgcctggcATACGGGCACAGAGGCATCCGGCACCGACCGAAGTCCTCGCTATGTCCCATCGAGTCCTACACTTCAACGAGCGCACTCTACGTTGAtggactacgggcgaacctagacttcatcgatgaagtccgagagaACGTACTCCTAAGGAATGTAGCCTACCAGCAACGAACCGCCAAATACTACAACACCAGGTTAAGAGAGAGGTtgttccaccagggagacctgGTCCTGAGAAGGGCCAGTGCTTCCCAGCCATGGAAAGAAGGAAAGCTATTAGCCAACTGGGCAGGAccatacatagtctccaagcagatacgtccagggacctaccgcttgaagactcaggggggcaagaaggtagagcgcacttggaactcagaacacctgaggAAGTACTGCCAGTAAGAGAAACACTAGCAGCAGTAGGAGTAGCAGAGTCACCAGTCAGCCAAGTAGCAGTAGCAGAGTCAGCAATCAGCTATGATACACAGTAGATTTGGATTTTCaagagttatttgaaatttatatTGGGAAATTGGGATACACTTGTCTACTCCTTCTTGTTGGTCGACTACCATCAAAGTCCGATGACCACAGAGGCACAAGACCACCCAGGTTTGATGACCGctaaggcccgtaggccaccaaggcgtaatgccaccaaggtccgctgaccactacggcgtaatgccaccgaggtccgctgaccaccaaggctgaaggccactaaggtccgctgaccaccaaggcgtaatgccaccgaggtccgttgaccaccaaggcgtaatacCGCcgaggtccgctgaccaccaaggcgtaatgccgccgaagtccgctgaccaccaaggcgtaatgccaccgaggtccgctgaccaccaaggcgtaatgccgccgaagtccgctgaccaccaaggcgtaatgccaccaaggtccgctgaccaccaaggcgtaatgccactaaggcccgtaggccaccaaggcgtaatgccaccatggtccgctgaccaccaaggcgtaatgccaccaaggtccgatgaccaccaaggcataacgCTACCCAGgaccgttgaccaccaaggcccgcaGGCCACCATGGCATAAGGCCACCCAGGCCCaacgaccaccaaggtccgacaACCAGTACCGCAGGAGGCTACCTGCATCCCTCGACTGCCAGGGACCGAAGACCATCAAGATCCTAAGTAGCAAGAAGGCAAGTAAAAGGAAAACAAATCTACTACAAGCGACGGGAATCACAAGTACAACCAAGTTCAAAATCTCAAAGGTTTGTTCAcaaatacatataaaatcatggGGCGTCGACGGGAGGAGTCACGTCGGACCCTGTGGGGGACATCATGTCGTCCTCAGGAAGATGAGCCACACTCTCCCCAGGCACGGCCACGCTCTCCTCAAGCAAGGCCACGGTCTCCTCAGGCAAGACTGCACTCGCTCCAGGCACAGCAGCATCATCCCTAGTGGGAGCGTGAGTCATCGCAGACAGCACCGAGACAAACTCAGAGAATTTTGAGAAATCGTAGCCAGGGGTCTCCTTCAAAACACGAGTCGCCAAATCACGGATACCCCCCTCATATACGTCCTGGGTACTCTCGTGGAACAAGTCTATCATCGCCCGAGACCCCCGAAACTCAGCCATAGCTCGCTCCCCAGCCACTGACAGCTCAACCTCACGACTCTCCCTCAACGCATGGACCTCCTCCTTCAGGGCGCGGACTCTAGTCGAACTCTCGGCCACCGCAGCAGACTCCCTTCGGAGCTCCTCGGACACCACCACGAGCTTCCTAGACGCCACCTCGAGCCCCTCCGACACACTCCGCTCGCGTGCCTCAGCCCTCTCGCGGGCAGCCGTATGCCCCTgaagctccctctccacgttCCGCAGTGCACGCTTCATCTGGATCTCACGGAAGGCATgaccctccagtcgaagcaccgcctcagtaACACGGTGCGGGACCTATCACCAACATAGCAGACAGTAAACACCCTAAGTACAAGAGAGGCAATGACgtaaagagaatgagaagaataaCTCACAGAGGCCATGTCATGATAGAGGGTCTGTGCCAGACACGCGTCACTAAGCCCCTGTAGGGCTAAACTCACAACAGGGAGCCTCCCCTTATCCAACAACTCTCGGGGCACGTCCTACCCAGACAGTGTCGCACCCTCCTCAAGGTCCAAAGAAAGCACCAACGACGAAGCGACGAGCGGATCGACAGCCGTGCCGACTGAAGAACTCACCCCCTTCCCCTTAGAGGGGGATAGAGTAGAAGGCCCTGGGGGAGCAACAGTGGGAAGCGGAGGAGGTCCCAAAGCAGCAACGACGGAAGAAGAAGAGCGTGGAAAAATGACACGTACGCCGGACCTCGTCACACTGGAAGAGTCCGGACCACCGCTCCGCTTGGTCCCAGTAACCGCCAGAGAAGGAGCAGGGACTGGGGGAACGTCGACACCAACAGCTCCAGAACCAGAACTACTCAGGAGGAACGATCGAAGAGCCCTTCCTCCGCATGCGGGACCGGTAAATGTCAAGGTCCGGCCGTATACTCACTACATAACAACATCAAACCAAGACCACAGGACAAGTCAAACCGTTGACAAATTAGAAGATAAACGTGGATGcaagcaaaaaaggaaaaatcttaccaggactcaacttccagagTCACAAGAAGGCCTCGGAATCCAACTGATGGACGTCGAACGGATCACATCCCTGGCACTGTCGGAGGGTGTCGAGCTCAGAGTCACTCAGCGCGAGAGGGCGGTTCACCCCCTTGAtatcaacggcctcctaggtaGACTGCAACGCACATCGAGGGACCGtaacaaaaaagaagcgatccctccagcGCTTCACCGAGTCGGTAATTCCCGCAATAGGATCAAATGTAGCAAGAGCTCCTTTGGGAACATGACGGGTGAAGTGGTAACACCCGCCATCTCCCCTCCTCAGCTTATAGAAGTACGAAAACAGGGGAACAATGGCAGCACGCCCCGCCCGGGTAAAAAACACATGCACTCCTAAAATAATCCGCCATGAGTTGGGTGCCACCTGCCTAGGGGTAAGGCATCAGTGCTCCAAGACCAACTCCACAAAGCAGGAGACGGGAAGACGAAGACCGTAGGTAAAGAAAATAAGGTAAAGGCAAACCTCGTCCGCTCTATGGGAGTAGGCACGGTCGTCAGGACCGGGGACACGAAGAACGATCTCAGGAGAGATATGGAACTCGTGACGGATGGAAGCTAGGTCCGAGGCGGTCAAGACACTAGCAGTTTGGGCCAACATACTGTAAGGGTCCCCAAACGATGCACGGGGAACCCTGTGACCCCTACTGACACCAGAGGCAGAGCCTCTaggaacctcctcctccccatcattGGCAAGAGGAGAGGGCAGTGACAAGGTAGTACCCGCAAGGGAGGACGACCCAAACAAAGACCCCTCAGGAGACTCAAGCGGGGCCGTGGCCGGATCAGAGTCGTCAGGAGAGGACATGAATGAAGGAGGGATCAAGCTACTTACTCGGAGCAACAAATCTCCAATGCTCGAAGAGGGATGTCAACCTATAaccaccaacatgtgaactgATCAGGGAAAgacacctaaaaaaaaaaaaaaaaaaaaaaaaaaagaagaagaaaaagaccaAGAGACCGCGACGACGGCAGGCGGGCGTGATCGTGACCGTAGCCTGGACCGTGACCGTGACAAGGCGAGCGCGACGATGCATGAGCAGGCACGACAGGGCCCGATGAGCGTGACGCACAAGGGGCGCGACGGGCGTGACGGAGCGGGCGCGACGGGCGTGACGCATAAGGGGCACGACGGACGTGACAGAGCGGGCGCGATGGGTGTGACACACAATGGCGCGATGGATGTGACGGAATGGGTGCGACGAGTGTGACGGATTGGGCGCGACGAAGCGTGACGGATCGCGGAGGCGACAGGCTTGACGGATAGGGCGCGACAAGAGTGACAAGTCCGTGGGCGCGACAGGGCACAACGGGCGCGACGGGCACGTCAGACAAGCGGGTTCGCGCCGGACGCCGGACGCTGGACGGCGACGAACAAGCAAGGCACAAGGCACCACAAAGGCAAGCTCAAGGCAAGCCACAAGGCACCACAAAGGCAAGCCACAAGACACCAAGTCCCAAGGCTAATGGGCAAAGGAGGACATGTGACAAAGACTTGGGGGGGCCACACCAAGAGAGGGACAAAAAACAAGGTGGAGAGAAGagccaaaagacaaaaaagtgaaaggaagaagacaagaggagaaaaggaaatgaGTAGAAATGGAAAGTGAATGGGGAAAAGGAGAATGCGTatctctataaaaaaaaaaaaaaaaaaaagaaaaggaaaaaagatgtgagaggagaggtttgaacccacaacctctcccttaCCCCCTGAGAGAAATTATTTGCTACCAACCCCCTCGATAATTTACAAGTGTATGGAGGACTCTCTTGAGCAcattgttccaagagagtggggggcaaatgatgaaccacaaatcatcccaacCTATCAAAAGATACCTCGTGTCCTGGAACAGCGGGAGATCACCCGGACACCGACAGCATGAGATCCACTGGGGGATCACCCACACTTGGGCGCCACCCACTAGGGAGTCACCCACACTTAAGCGCCACCCACTAGGGCGTCACCCACACTTGGGCGTCATCCCCCTCGGGCCAATGTTGACTTGTACATCCTACCCCCTCAGGCCTTATCCACTGAAGAGTTGGGACCTCGACAGGGTAAAAGTACGAGCTGGACTACATGACCACCACGTCGCCAACAAGATACACACCACCACGAAGGCTCCGGGCCCTCACCTACCACTTGCGTAACCTAGATGGACTCAAGCACAAGGGACCCTATCTACCACGTAGAAGGATCTATCCGTAAAAAaggacaaccctactgggacactaagtctcacgggaagacaaccaaccaaggaggagccctgctactcagggactctatctaCTCCGTGGTTCACTCTTCCATCtacgaagaagactccacatcaactagggactctccactccgccatgCACCGCTATAAAAGAGgaggtatctcacaccctcaacccatcttgaataatctctattcatctgtttgctcaggagatctcactttggcatcagagagccctaggctggaaccacaccggttctctctggtgaccccctggtccttttgcaggtgacggcactcgcaggaccgctcgacgatttcttgacgcaacagtgtGCAAACTCAAGCATGCTTTATATGGACTAAAACAGTCCCCTCGGGCCTGGTTCGGCAGATTTCATAGTGCTATGATCTCATTTGGCTACTCCCAGAGCAACGTTGACCATACTCTCTTTATTAAGCACATTGGGTCAAAGATCGCAGTTTTGTtatctatgtcgatgacatagtggtAACTGTTGATGACACTGAGGAAATAACACGCCTCAAGGCGTATCTTGGTGgagaatttgagatcaaagacctgggACAGTTGCGATACTTCCTAGGCATTGAAGTGGCTCACTCTACCAAGGGCGTATTTCTCTTTTAGCGAAAATACGTTTTGGATATTCTAACTGAGACTGGCATGTTGGGATGTAGACCAGCTGATACACCAGTTGAAGCAAATGTTTGTTTATCTAGTCAAACAGGTGAACCTGTGGACAAAGGACAATACCAACGTCTGGTGGGAAAATTGATCTATTTATCCCACACACGACCTGATATCACCTTTGCTGTTACCatggtcagccagtttatgcatgacccatACTCCTCTCATTGGGAAGCCGTTATTCGGATACTCCGATACTTGAAGGCAGCTCCAGGTAAAGGAGTCCTTTTCTCGCCTCATTCTCATCTTCGAATTGAGGCCTTTATCGATTCACAATTGGCCAGTTCTCCTGACGACAGATGCTCTACATCTGGTTATTGTACATTGGTTGGAGGTAACTTGGTcacatggcgcagcaagaagcagaCTGTGGTTGCCCGATCAagtgctgaagccgaatttCGTGCCATGTCTCATGGCATCTGCGAGCTGATGTGGATTAAAGGCCTATTACAGGATTTGGCTATCGATGTACCTTTGCctatgatgttatattgtgacaacaagtcagccattagcattgcccattaccctgttcagcatgattGCACAAAGCATGTGGATCGACAggcactttatcaaagagaagttagaagggGGGCtaatttgtactccctttgtaaAATCTGAAgaacagttggctgatgtgtttacaAATGGGTTAAGTAGTAAACTTTTTTGTCCTCtatctccaacttgagggggagtgttgtaattgGGGTttaaagggtagaattgtccatATGGGTATTTCTGTCCTGTAACCTTTTTAGATGTTCcactcattataaataaagatcaaCTGTGTCTCATATGACACAAGTCTTATTTTCCCAAATCATCAATATCATTCATATTCTATAAATAAATAGGAAATTGAGAATATGACAACTAAACTGAAACTGAGTTCTTTCGTATAATTATaatttgggaaagagaatgcttcCTGGGTGCGTGCGGTGTGCTGACCCTCGCCCAGACACAGTGGTGCCCAAAATTACCaccacacccccatggaaaggtggaaaatcCTTGGGATGCAGCGATCATTTTGCgcacccctgtgtctgggcacaggggcaGTGCACTGCACACGCCCatgtagcgttctttctcccttacaATATTCTTTGGTTTTTATACGAATCTTAACCTTTTGATTTGGAGACTTTAAGTACATGTTATCTATGTATTTAGCTATGTAACATAGTAGTTATCCAAAGAGCACATATGGGAGTTACCATGTGGGCTGGATTTTAATTTCTTAATACTTATGTAAGGTATCCACATTGGATGGGTCTCTTTTTGTGTTGAAGAAGACAATTGAATcaaggaaaggggagaagaattTGAGTTTGTCTCATCTTCTTTGAGTAGGAGAGAACAGAGAGTTTGGGCTCCTCAGAGTCCAGCGGAGAGTTTGGATTCCTCTGAATTGAATCTCATGGCTCTAATCTGCAGGTCCGTATCAATTTGTCTCAGAGTCCACCAACCTTCCAGAGGGTAGGAAATCTTCAACATGATTCATGATATTCAAGCCAGAAATTTAGCTTTATTTGATGAAATCATTAAGAAGATGCTTGCATTAGATGAGAAAGTCAACTCCTTGGTTGAGCTGAACAAATCCAAGGAAGATGTGGTAGCCAATGCAATTGTGTAACCACCAATTGAAACAGCAACTGTAGCGCAGCCAGAGCAACCTAgtaggaaaagaagaggaaaccaaTCAATGCAGATCTGCTTCCCTCAAGAGAGGCATTGCTAAAGCCTCCAAAACTAGGAAAATATTTGGAACCAATAAGTACGAGACCTAGAAGGGATAATGTGATCTAATTCTGAGACAGTGAAATCCAGCGACAAACTAGAACATTAGGATCGCAGGATAGAGAAAATAGAACTAGAATTGAGAGAAAAACTGTAGCTTCAGATAGGCAAGTCGGACTGGTCTAAAATATTAGTCGATGGTTTTGTTCTGCTGGTGGAATAGAACTGCAAAATTTTACAGAATTCTGATAGCAGAATGGCGATCTGCTAAGAAGTCATAGTGCTAGTAGGAAAACTAATGGTAGAACTAGAATAGCAATATTGACCAGTATTCTTTAAGAATCAGAACTAGAATTTCAGAGAGAACTAGATTAGAAACTATTATGTGAAATTTGAAGTAAAACAAGCCAGTTACTATAGAGATATTGAATAGTGTAATCCGAAAATTGATCTTGAACAGGGGTACCACAGATTAGAATAAGTAATaatgaaggaggagaagaagaatagtaGAAGAAAATAGATAGCACCTGATTTGCAGTATAATTCAGAACTATTATTCAAATTATGTTTGTATACTCTTGAAAAAACTTCAATTCTATTATTCAATTCATGATGGGGGTGTATTGCATATATAAAGaacttttgaattttctaaactGACTCATAAACGGACTCCTAATCATCCTCTTATACTGACGTGACTTAATAGACCCAAAACCTAACTCTTAAAAGTTATTTAGTAACGTAATCTAATTCAAACGCTTACATACTACTCTCGCGTTCTGGCTTTCCCCCAATTCATAGGCTTATAATTAAGATCCGATACAACAGATCACCTATAAACAAAAGTCCATAAATCCATAGAATTTATTCATGGCCCAAAATCTGGTGTACCTAAGCCCAATTGGGCAGTCTTgactgcatcaattcccctgATGTTGAGAAAAACGCGTCCTTGAGTTTTTGTAGTATCTTAATACCAGAACCACTTGATCAGCACCGTCAAACACTTGCTTTGACTTGATGGCGATCCTGCGATTTTCATAAAAATTAGCAATAGTTGGTGATCTCAGCTCCAcagtttttggaggaagaataAATTCAACAGCTGCAGTCTCTTCAGATTCTTGAAATCTTTTCTTGAATCTCATCAATCTCTATAGGAGCATTGTTTACTTATTCAACTTGAATCTCGTAAATTCTTTGGAATTGATGGAGAGTCATTATCATAGGCAACAAGGTCTTTT
The nucleotide sequence above comes from Telopea speciosissima isolate NSW1024214 ecotype Mountain lineage chromosome 3, Tspe_v1, whole genome shotgun sequence. Encoded proteins:
- the LOC122655209 gene encoding secreted RxLR effector protein 161-like → MLGCRPADTPVEANVCLSSQTGEPVDKGQYQRLVGKLIYLSHTRPDITFAVTMVSQFMHDPYSSHWEAVIRILRYLKAAPGKGVLFSPHSHLRIEAFIDSQLASSPDDRCSTSGYCTLVGGNLVTWRSKKQTVVARSSAEAEFRAMSHGICELMWIKGLLQDLAIDVPLPMMLYCDNKYSKEIQDVYEMLLLDAIEG